Part of the Onthophagus taurus isolate NC chromosome 11, IU_Otau_3.0, whole genome shotgun sequence genome is shown below.
CCTATCTTTcaggattatttattttgtgccCGAAATTAATTACTTAGCATTGCGACTTTCCTCAAGTGAAATCTTGTTCAATGCGaggtatttttaatgatattttaattactcTTTTGCGTGTCTTTTGTTGTAGTAATCTCGGTTAATTTTCTAGGGTAGAAGAAAAATGGTCAGGTTTTTGAGATGTTTTATTAcgcaaattgtttattttgggAAAGTGtcagaaataattatttatttcacaaaataTCGTAAATTATAACAATTGTAACATCGGAAACGCAATTAAACACTACGTTACATAACGCTAAGAACgctataaattaaattacgtaattaaaatgatctataatacattatttacaatttttcaatcttttttaacgaaaattatCCTTTTGTATTGTAATTACTATAATTGTtgccattattattattattattattgctggaATAATTTGTGTTTTGATTATTTCCTTTAACATCTTCATTACTGGTTGGTTGATATTCttggtttaaattattatcttgaatttttcccgaATTTTGAGAGCTATACAATTGTTGTAAagcagcagtatttagtggtGTTGAACTTTTCAATGGCGTTATTGGTTGTCCAGAATTaatttgagctttaatttgagctTGTTGTTCTGGGGTGAAATTTTCTAACCCGGTAATAATAGTTGGGGGATTTCTGTAATTAACTTGAGGGACATATTTTTGAGCAGCCAATTGGGCTAATGCTGATATATGATTTAAAGATGTTGAATGTCCAAATTGGCCCGAAGGATACGGAATAAACTGAGGAACTTCGGATGGAGCCGATTGTGGAACATTATAACTTGGTTGAGATTGAATTTGAGGTTGGGGTGGAATTTGTTGACCTTGGATTGGTGCGTTTTGATATTGTTGATATGGTTGTTGGATTAAATGGTAATAAGGAAGAGGTTGTGGGGGaataaattgaggttgaggTTGCGAATGTTGAACATTTCCTATATTGGGGACAAAATTTCCTTGGAGAAATTGAACCCGAGCTTGAGGATTTCCATGGAAATACTGAAGGAGTTGTTGAGCAGCTGTCGTTAAAAGTTGTTGTTGTAACTGAGCCGGTTGGGCGATTACGATCATAGCTGGTTGATGTTGAGGAGGTTGATATTGAGCTGAATAAGGTGATGGAGGGGGGTAATATTGTTGAATAGCAGGTTGTTGAGTGAAATATTGAGAATCTTGATTTTTTTGGTTCGATAAAGGAATTGCGTTAAGATTCTTAGCTGAAGAAACTCCTCTCCCTGTTGATTGAGTTTCCGAAGATTCTAAATCAACAGCTTGGGTTGTAAGAAGAAGACATGTAAAGAcctaaattaaaagaaaaattaattaaaatgagactaacgaagaaattttaaacttacaaaatatttcttcatctttgaatcaaaaataaatccaaGTAAAATAAGGTCGAAATATCACTTTAATTCAATGAAACACTTAAACACTGTTAACGTTCTCTAACCGGGCCACAAATGTATGGGGAGTACCGAAACTTGGGTTTATATACCGGgagaatttttttccataaaacGGTCACTTTGTTCCAGATTTGAAAGAGGTGGTAGCCCCACAATTTCTCTGATAGTCGCAGTCTTGTTTTTTTCTTCGCAACGTTCCTCAACGATAGTCACTTTCGCCCAAGAACATTACGTTCGTTGTCTGTGCTCTGTACCATAAATATACAGTTTGTTCATCATTAATTTTCACATGTTATCAAATTATCACCTTAAATTACcaattttttatcttcaataaaaatctaatacaaaaaaatatgtttaaatctTCTTACAAATcttcttataaaaataaatcatgaaAGATCCTTTTTGTTATTCAATTCAATTCCGATCCCGATTATCGATAAAATTCGAAATTCAGGTTTCGTATTCTTCTGGGTCGCAATTGGACATTGCATGCAAAACGCATTGACAATCAGTTTTACAACACTTCCTGCTGAATGTAATTTGGGTTAAAAGTGCAACTAGAACACCAATTAAATAAGTATTAAGCAAAtgttaagattaaaatatcTAATCGTTTTATTGCTCATACCTTATACAGGGTAATcttaaattacttaataaaaggaactcttaaaaattgatgattaataataacaaattcgtTCTTGGTGTTTACGACAAGTAAGAAGTTTGCAAAACCAATCCAATGTTAGGTGTTGATGAATCTTACAAAGTGATAACCTAATTGTGTTATGTGCTTGAAAATTGTATCTTATGTAATATAATAAACTGCTCTATGTGATAGAAGGAAGGACTTTAATTATTGTCCAAATATTATTTACGTGCATACtcaaattataaatgtttGCTCAAAACTGATTCTAGCACTTTAGTTTCAACGGACGGATTCTCTTGGACACATCATGCGTGGAAGAAAACTCAAATGTTACGCAGAGGACCTTCCTTGCTACCTTTTTCCAGCTACTATGTCCTATGTACTATAAGATTCAAGACTTTTGGGTTAATACATTTAATAACTACGGAGACAATCGTTTTTTTAGCTGTGCAAAGGATAAGTACAAACTGCTATCTATGTGATGTCTCAATTTATAGGCAATTAGAATATGCTTAACTGCCATCAATAAGGTGTGCAACTCGTTGAAGCCACCAGAGTAGGCAGATGGAGTTTTGTAATCTGATGCTATTTAAATTCTCTTCGTTTTCTGTAAAAAACGTGCTCTTGCCTATAAAGTAGATTATTAATGGCAAAACCACACCGCCTGCTCTTCAATATACCTAATTATGATTTGGTGTAATTCTGCACTGACTGTTTTTTACGAATATGTCACCCAGGCAATTCCATCATATTGTACAGACTTATAATGCAACTCATTCTACCAATTTGATGATTATGGGATCTGCTGCGTAAGGAATGTtggaattttttcaaaaatggtctgttaatgtttattttcaaaactaaataagattttcaaaatcggatttcaccgtaataaaatatataattaactttatatatcttgaaaatatcacaataatatttcaaaaaaatgaatttttcgcgaatttttaattgtaatggaAAAAAAGGATCAACCTTGGTAAACTACAAAATATTGatcactttaaaaatgttataacttaaaaactaaatgtaattttaaaaaatggtttgcACCATTAAAAAGGTGCctcttttctttatataccGACTTATTTTCAAACCGATTGCGTAAGGAATagaattttaacgattttttcaaaaaatcgtctaCAAATGTGTATGGTTGCGATTAAAGGAATTTATTTTCGAAACTaaatgagattttcaaaattggatTTCACTgtgataaaatatataattaactttatatatcttgaaaatatcatgacattatttcaaaaaatgaatttttcgcgaatttttaattgtaatggaaaaaaagtatcaattttgataaaccacaaaatatcgttcactttaaaaatgttataactcaaaaactaaacggaattttaaaaaatggtttgcACCATTAAAAAGGTGCCCCTTTTCTTTATATACCGActtattttcaaaacgattgcataagaaatagatttttaacgattttttcaaaaaatggtcAACAAATGTGTATGGTTGcgattaaacaaatttatcttcCACCCTTAATGAGATTTTTCCAATCGGATTTCACCGTGATAAGGCatataattaagtttatatatcttgaaaatatcacaacaatatttcaaaaaatgaattttttgcgaatttttaattgtaatggaAAGAAAGTATCAACCTtgataaacaacaaaatatcgttcactttaaaaatgttataactcaaaaacgaaatggattttaaaaaaacggaTTGCACCATTAAAAAGGTGCctcttttctttatataccgacttattttcaaaatgattgtgTAAGGAATagaattttaacgatttttttcaaaaaatggtcAACAAATGTGTGTGGTTGCGATTAAACGAATTTATCTTCGAAACTTAATTAGATATTTGAAATCGGATTTCACcatgataaaatatataattaactttatatatcttgaaaatatcacaataatatttcaaaaaaattaacttttcgcgaatttttaatttgaatggAAAAAAAGTATCAACCCTGATAAACCACAAAATATCGttcactttaaaaatgttataactcaaaaactaaatgtaattttaaaaaatggtttgcACCATTAAAAAGGTGCctcttttctttatataccgacttattttcaaaacgattGTGTACGGAAtagatttttaacgattttttcaaaaaatagtcAACAAATGTGTGTGGTTGCGATTAAACTAATTTATCTTCGAAACttaattagatttttaaaatcggaTTTCACCgtgataaaatatataattaactttatatatcttgaaaatatcataacattatttcaacaaatgattttttcgcgattttttaattgtaatcaaaaaaaaagtatcaacCTTGGTAAACCACAAAATATTGatcactttaaaaatgttataactcaaaaattaaatgtaattttagaaaatggtTTGCACCATTAAAAAGGTGCctcttttctttatataccgacttattttcaaaacgattgcataagaaatagatttgtaacgattttttcaaaaaatggtcAACAAATGTGTATGATTGcgattaaacaaatttattttcgaaacttaatgagattttcaaaatcggattTCACCGTGATGAAATACATAATTAACTTTGTAtatcttgaaaatatcataacaatatttgaaaaaatgaatttttcgctaatttttaattgtaatggaAAAAAAGTATCAACCTTGATAAACCACGAAATATCGttcactttaaaaatgttaaaactcaaaaactaaatgtaattttaaaaaatgctttgCACCATTAAAAAGGTACATCTTTTCTTTATACACCGActtattttcaaaacgattGTGTAAGGAATagaattttaacgattttttcaaaaaaggtcTACAAATGTGTATGGTTGCGATTAAAGGAATATATTTTCGAAACTaaatgagattttcaaaatcggattACACcgtgataaaatatacaattaactttatatatcttgaaaatatcataacattatttcaaaaaatgatttttttgcgattttttaattgtaatggaAAAAAGTATCAACCTTGGTAAACCACAAAATATTGatcactttaaaaatgttataactcaaaaactaaatggaattttaaaaaatgggtTGCACCGTTAAAAAGGTACCTgttttctttacatttttcaaaacgattgcgtaagaaatagatttttaatgattttttcaaaaatggtcaacaaaTGTGTATGGTTGcgattaaacaaatttatcttcCACCCTTAAtgagatttttcaaatcggATTTCACCGTGATAAAACATGTAATTAActttatatattttgaaaatatcataacaatatttagaaaaattttaaactgaaaaatattttgataaaagaaTTCCTTTATTTCCTTTTCTGTATGTTCATATAATCTTGACCTCcctatatataaattaaatattgcatGAGATAAATTACAAAAGGAAATAACTTTTTGCTGTCATTTAGAAGTATTGCAAAACAATAATTGctacataattttcttatttgtaagcaaaaaaaactttcattttgttactaattttttattcatactTTTTATCTACAATTTACGTAAAATAAGATCGTATTCTCTGAAACCCTAGAAGTTAATAGAAGAAACAACTTTCACcgttattttttagtttacgTCACCTGGAGTACTTCGAAAATGGCAAAAGCCGATTTTTCCTTATTTAGTTAATCTGGTGAAAACGTTATAtgatatttagattttaatattCTCCACGtgaaatgtaaataattatttttcgattAGTAATTAAAAACGATTGTTTACCAGACCAAAACGGTTTTCgtcgaaagaaaaaaaaattaacccaCCGACGAAAAGAGGAGAAAGAGAAAGGAATTATACTCGGTCAGTAACGCCTTCCGTTTGTTATTTGAAACGGGAAGTTGAGAATTATTCGGAGATTGCAGGAGATTCGAAAGGCTTAAACTTCTTACTTGGgtgttaatgttttatatcgaCAATGAAGATTGCGATCTGAACCTCCACAGAAAATTTGTGATGTAACTTTATAGCTTTCGCGTAATAACGTTGAAAATTGAACGTCTTTTCAGGAATTGTATTCGGGAATAACTCGGCTTTAATCCTTTTCAAAACCAAAGACTATTAGGAAAGCACTTTCGTGTACTAGTTTCTCTTCTCAATCAATATAATTAAAGAGATGCcaatacataaattattttactcAATAATTATAGGTAACTCTCTATTTGAAGCCGCAATTATTGCTGATGAGTTATTGACAAAacaattactaaaatttatttagttgaTTTGGtatagaaatttattattttttttgaagaatttttaagATGATTAATACTTTGTATAGGTATTgtttgtaaattataaaattaacttaattgtcgattattattgttttcaatCTGACGTAAAGTGTTTGGAAAAACCAAATTGGCTCTGGGTAATTGTTAAGATTTGTCACGAATTTTAATTGCATTACcataaaaaaactattattCCATGAAACGAGCAAAaggaaatgtttaaaaacagTATTGCGACATATGCACCGTAAGATATTGTATTTTATGGACCGATGTAGTATGTCTAAGTTAGTATATTGCTATCTGGTTGTGTAATGCTTTTTTCTACTATATTATACACCAGGAAATCTGTGGACGATTcgttaatttcaaataaactagGTTAGGTAACTTTCCTCCACGCTAAAAATAGCCCAACAAATTTACACTCccttaaataacaattatacaTTAACAATAAACCGTGATATAGTATTGTTAAAAGCTAATTGCAAAGAGAATTTAATCGCCACACTTTGCTTTCACTAcacattaaattaatgaatttgcGTTTAATAGAAATCTCTCTCTAATATTTTGTATGAAAGGCGGTCAATTCACAAAAAGATAATTTGCAAATCTGTTAACGTGGaacagaatttttaaataataattaaaactataactaacattagaccttgaactagaaagtttcaattcaatataaatatacaacaatctaacgctgattaataattaataactaaaactagagctaacactagtaCTAGAACTATACAGCCGTAATTATTATAGatatcaaacatttttgttaatatttttgattcaaaattaaaatctaaacaagttttattcaaaaaaatttttgattttaccaataattaataagataacctcaaaaatcttattttttataccagtgtacagcgccatctagcggaaatatcaactttttttattaaaataatcgatttaaaattagaatataaacaacttttatatgaaatattttttaattaaaccaacTTTTTTAATCGAGCCCAAATTTTGCATTTAAGGTCATGGAAGTATATAGCCTTAATTAAcagagatataaaaaaaatttattaatatttttgattcaaaattaaattttaaataagttttattcgaaacaatttttgatttaaccaataattaatgagataacctcaataacctcgcaaatttttaattataatcaaCATTGATAAACCACAAAATATCGttcactttaaaaatgttataacttaaaaactaaatggaatttaaaaaaatggattacACCATTAAAAAGGTACctcttttctttatataccgtgttattttcaaaacgattGCGTAAGAACTagaattttaacgattttttcaaaaatggtcAGTAAGTGTTAATCGCTAAATGCATGGTTGCGGTTAAACGAATTTATCTTCGAAActaaataagattttcaaaatcggatttcaccgcaataaaatatataattaactttatatatcttgaaaatatcacaacaatatttcaaaaaatgaattttttgcgaatttttaattttaatggaaaaaaagtaTTAACCTTGATAAACCACAAAATATCGTTCACTTTAGGAatattataacttaaaaactaaatggaattttaaaaaatgggtTGCACCGTTAAAAAGGTACctcttttctttatataccgtcttattttcaaaacgattGCGTAAGGAAtagatttttaacgatttttttcaaaaatggtcaacaattcaatataaatatacaacaatctaacgctgattaataaaactaaagctaaggctagcactagaactaacactaagaACTAGAACGTTTCGGTTTtaaccgtgcgtcttcagGCGTGCTAAGCAACCTCGTTTTTATCAGGTAAAGTTGTAAAGCGACCACATTTAAGGTTATGTAGGTTACACAGCCGTAATTATTATagatatcaaaaatgtttgttaatatttttgattgaaaattaaaatctaagcaagttttattcgaaaatttttttgattttatcaataattaataaaataacctcaaaaatcttattttttataccagtgtaCAGGGGCATCTAGCGAaaatatcaactttttttattaaaataatcgatttaaaattagaatataaacaacttttatatgaaatattttttaattaaaccaacttttttaatcaatctcAAATTTTGCATTTAAAGTCATGGAAGTACACAgccttaattaatagagatataaaaaaattttattaacatttttgtttcaaaattaaattttaagcaTGTTTTattcgaaacaatttttgatttaaccaATAATTAATGAGATAACTTcaataatcttattttttataccacTATAACCGGTTCTAGaaaagttcaataaaaatatacaacaatctagcgctgaataacaattaaaactagaactaacactagtactggagctaacactagacctaaaactagaaaccttcgggtttagccgaacgtctcttaagacggctaatcccgaatgtttctagttctaggtctaacattagttttagttttagttcaataaaaatacacgACAATCTAatactgaataacaactaaaactggaactaacactagtactggaactaacactagacctagaactagaataattcggatttagctgtcttgagagacgtgcggctaaatccgaatgtttctagttttaggtctactgttagttttACTTAGAACATTTAAATAAGaacatctaaaattaaaataaatcgatatATTGACCAAACCACATCAAAcgataccaaaaaaaatttattgatttaataagTCACCACAGCAACTCATAAACACTTCACTTTACAATTTTAACAGTCACTTTTAACTCTCCAActaaaaaaatggtaataattcaCGTAAAAAACAAAGATCAAAGCCAATTTTTATACGAAACCACCCTCGATACATCAATTGACGATTTGGTGGTTCAAATCGTTGCTATTTACAACGGAAGATTAAAAATCCAAAGAATATGTGCTGAAATGGAGGAGTTAGCAAAATACGGAACTTTATATCCCCCCGAAATCTTGGGGTTAACTCCCGAACAAgttgaagaattaaaattggTCGATCACGACGGTGAAAGATGCATACCAAGTGGTGGATTTACCCTTGTTAAAGACCCAATTGGTAGAAGAAACGGGAAACAGCCCAAAAAAGATATGCAAGATctcattaaaaaaagtgttaacgAAGCGAAAGAGATGATCTCGAAGAAATTGGTTCTCCAAAATGTTATTAtgacgaaaaaaattattcaaaacgctattgatttattaaaaggaACGGTTTTAATTGTGTACCCAATGAAATTGCCGGTTCACGATGTTATTAGAATGGAGTTTGATAACATTGAAGATTTATCTGGAACTCAAGCTGCTTTAGAAGTCATCGATCCGGCTTCGGCTCAAATTTGGTTTTGCGGAAAAGAAATGTACcgagataaaaaatttgttcgtGATTATGttggaaaattcgaaaattgcaaagtaaacttattttcgttaatttatttgaatttaatcattctttttaggtaataatgaaaatttcaaatcgcGGCGAAGGAGCGCCAAGTAGAGAACCGATAATGAATGAGGATCAAAGGAAACAAATGATGCTTCACGCTTATAGAAAACAAGAAGAGCTAAAAAAATTAGcgaatgatgatgatgatagtTACTTAAATTCGAGTTGGGCTGATAGTGGGAATTTAAAACGAGCTTTTCATGGGTTGGATAATATTTCTTGGAGACCGaggaaatgaattaaaaaaaatatttccatttaaaacgatttatatttatatcttaatagttttttttaatgtttttcgtaaacaatttcatttagTGTGATTACACCAATTATAACAGATCAAAGATCCAAACCACTTAAATCCTGAGTGTATATAAAAGTTGTCAATAAATAGTTTTAGTGAATATCGAGTTTTATCTCATCAAGAGATGAAATCAATTattcttttgattttgttagTTTGTTTTGTGAGTTGTTTTGCAGCTCCAACCCCAGATCCtaaggtaataaattattactaatattaaataatttattaattaatttttattttagcctGACCCATATGTGGGGGTAAGTTATGGTTATTGGGGTTACCCCGGATTATATGCAAGAGTTTGGTGGCCTTCTGGCTATTGGCCGGATGGATATGGATATGGTTAttaccattattattattaatacaaaaatttgttaacacaaCGATgtaaataaatcgttttaatttcatcctcgtttctatttctatattattaacttaattacAATGATTGTGGACTTGTGCTACATAGTCAAAGAGTACTCAAAAGTTTGGAGTGTCATTACAGACTTTTTCGTGCAGTCTAGAATTTTATCAATACAATTCTAGATTGCATTCTTGGTcttgtgttacttctagtgatagtgctaatgtaaaactagaactaacactagacctagaactagaaacattcggatttagccgcacgtctctcaagacggctaaattcgaatgattctagttctaggtctagtgttagttctagttttagtgcaataaaaatatgcaacatagtgatatttatgctaactagcgctaacTACGACTGTCACTAGAACCATTTGGAACATGCCCAGTATaactttttgatgttttcttGAAGTTTTGAGTTTGATCAGAATAATTCTAAACTTTTCTTGTTTATGATCATTTTGATTCCacagtttttttattcaaactggGAGTTCTCTATATTCTTTCCAGATATTTACTTGTATTTCAGAATTGGTCAGAATAATATTTGACATTCTATAAAAATCTGAAGTCTTACCAGAGTCCTACAAGACTAGCGTCTGGTTGATTCAACATATTAACTTCATTGTTAGTACTCGTTTTCtggtttttgtttttattcaaattttaacttttattgataaatttctAAAACTACTTTATTCTACAAGAAGGTAtttgttatttcttatttatatgAGTTTGTACCCACCTCATCTATCCCATGAAGATTCCAgtgtttaaaagtaatttcaaactttttctTCCTTTATGCTGTTTGGTCATATTCATTTTAGACTTGCTTTTGTATTCTGGATATTGACCAATGCAACTGCAATATTCCGTGTTAATTTGGATTTCGTTTAGACAGTTTCTGACTTTTTCTAAAGTTTGGAGTGTCATTAcagactttttcttgcagTTCAAAATTTTACCAATGGAATTCTAGactttttcttgtaattcGGAACATGGCCACCATAATTTTTGATAGTTTCTTGAAGTTTTGAGGTTGATCAGAATAATTCTAAGCTTTTCTTGTATAAGGTATCTGATCATTCtcggtcttgtgttagttctagtgatagtgctatactctgtttttaaaccaggaggagtattttaaatttgtcaccagattgaccttgcacgtgattggttgaatgcgaggaaggttcacacacaggcaattttaaattttgattttgaatttgaaggttaggttattgacaattcgacagtttcgtgtcattattgtaaattttgtgttcttaaacccttctttattatattttgaaataaatacactcataacttcaatgtcaatttgtatgtttagtgttgacgataacaaacgaaaataaatacaataataagtaaataaataaataaaattattaatttaaatttaccgccaaaatatctagtgatattttctagtgatttttcctagtgtaaatctgactttcgcgtttacgcctcctggtttaaaaacagagtatagtgtaaaactagaatcattcgggtttagccgtcttgagagatgtgcagctaaatccgaatgtttctagttctaggtctagtgttagttctagttttaatgcaataaaaatatgcaacatagtgatatcttatgctaactagcgctacctaccactgtcactagaaccaTTTGGAACATGCCCAGtataactttttcttgaaGTTTTGTGCTTGATCAGAATAATTCGAAACTTTGCTTGTTTATGATCATTTTGATTTcacagtttttttattaagactGGGAGTTGTGTATATTCTTTTCagatattttcttatattttagAATTGGTCAGAATAATATCTGATATTCTATAAAAATCTAAAGTCTTACCAGAGTCCTACAAGACTAGCGTTTGGTTGATTCaacattatttcttatttatatgAGTTTGTACCCACCTCATCTATCCCATAAAGATTCCAgtgtttaaaagtaa
Proteins encoded:
- the LOC111415525 gene encoding nuclear transcription factor Y subunit beta-like; the encoded protein is MKKYFVFTCLLLTTQAVDLESSETQSTGRGVSSAKNLNAIPLSNQKNQDSQYFTQQPAIQQYYPPPSPYSAQYQPPQHQPAMIVIAQPAQLQQQLLTTAAQQLLQYFHGNPQARVQFLQGNFVPNIGNVQHSQPQPQFIPPQPLPYYHLIQQPYQQYQNAPIQGQQIPPQPQIQSQPSYNVPQSAPSEVPQFIPYPSGQFGHSTSLNHISALAQLAAQKYVPQVNYRNPPTIITGLENFTPEQQAQIKAQINSGQPITPLKSSTPLNTAALQQLYSSQNSGKIQDNNLNQEYQPTSNEDVKGNNQNTNYSSNNNNNNNGNNYSNYNTKG
- the LOC111415527 gene encoding cilia- and flagella-associated protein 298, coding for MVIIHVKNKDQSQFLYETTLDTSIDDLVVQIVAIYNGRLKIQRICAEMEELAKYGTLYPPEILGLTPEQVEELKLVDHDGERCIPSGGFTLVKDPIGRRNGKQPKKDMQDLIKKSVNEAKEMISKKLVLQNVIMTKKIIQNAIDLLKGTVLIVYPMKLPVHDVIRMEFDNIEDLSGTQAALEVIDPASAQIWFCGKEMYRDKKFVRDYVGKFENCKVIMKISNRGEGAPSREPIMNEDQRKQMMLHAYRKQEELKKLANDDDDSYLNSSWADSGNLKRAFHGLDNISWRPRK